One Staphylococcus simiae genomic region harbors:
- a CDS encoding thioredoxin family protein, translated as MKSISTTEEFKNIINSDQPVIIKFEAGWCPDCKAMDMWIDPIMEEYNNYQWYSVNRDELEDVAADNDVMGIPSLLVFENDHKIAHLHSANAKSPEQVETFLAETFNK; from the coding sequence ATGAAATCAATTTCAACGACAGAAGAGTTTAAGAACATTATCAATAGTGATCAACCTGTGATTATTAAATTTGAAGCTGGTTGGTGTCCCGACTGTAAAGCTATGGATATGTGGATAGATCCAATTATGGAAGAATATAATAACTACCAATGGTATTCAGTGAATCGTGATGAACTTGAGGACGTAGCAGCTGATAATGATGTTATGGGTATTCCTAGTTTATTAGTATTTGAAAACGATCATAAAATTGCACATTTGCATTCAGCTAATGCAAAATCACCAGAACAAGTTGAAACATTTTTAGCAGAAACATTTAACAAATAA
- a CDS encoding arsenate reductase family protein, with amino-acid sequence MIKFYQYKNCTTCKKAAKFLDEYGVSYEPIDIIQHTPTKSEFETIIANTGVDINKLFNTHGAKYRELDLKNKLKDLSDDEKLELLSSDGMLVKRPLAISGDKITLGFKEDQYKDTWLA; translated from the coding sequence ATGATTAAATTCTATCAATATAAGAACTGTACTACTTGTAAAAAAGCAGCAAAGTTTTTAGATGAATATGGTGTGAGTTATGAGCCAATTGATATTATTCAACATACACCAACTAAAAGTGAATTTGAAACAATTATTGCCAATACTGGCGTTGATATTAACAAGTTATTTAATACACACGGTGCAAAATATCGTGAACTAGATTTAAAAAATAAACTTAAAGATTTATCAGATGATGAAAAGTTAGAGCTATTATCATCTGATGGTATGTTAGTGAAACGTCCATTAGCAATTTCAGGAGATAAAATTACACTAGGATTTAAAGAAGATCAATATAAGGATACGTGGTTAGCGTAA
- the gcvH gene encoding glycine cleavage system protein GcvH, with the protein MAVPNEFKYSKEHEWVKVDGNVATIGITEYAQGELGDIVFVELPETDDEINEGDTFGSVESVKTVSELYAPISGKVVEVNEELEDSPEFVNESPYEKAWMVKVEISDDSQIEALLSADQYSEMIGE; encoded by the coding sequence TTGGCAGTACCGAACGAATTTAAATATTCAAAAGAACATGAATGGGTTAAAGTTGATGGTAATGTTGCAACAATTGGTATCACTGAATATGCTCAAGGAGAGTTAGGTGACATCGTTTTTGTTGAGTTACCTGAAACTGATGATGAAATTAATGAAGGGGATACTTTTGGTAGTGTAGAATCTGTAAAAACAGTATCAGAATTATATGCGCCAATTTCTGGTAAAGTAGTTGAAGTTAACGAAGAACTAGAAGATAGCCCTGAATTTGTAAATGAATCTCCATATGAAAAAGCATGGATGGTCAAAGTAGAAATTAGTGACGACAGTCAAATTGAAGCATTATTATCAGCAGATCAATATTCAGAAATGATTGGCGAATAA
- a CDS encoding thioredoxin family protein, producing the protein MSCTIDITDVTQNFDKDKHLIFGYTPTCGTCKISERMLDIANEILQLPIIKIDLNFHPQFSEINQIMSVPVLLLMNRDKEVKRIYAFQSVPNLLENLK; encoded by the coding sequence ATGAGTTGCACTATAGATATTACGGATGTCACACAAAATTTTGACAAAGACAAACATTTAATCTTTGGTTATACACCGACATGTGGTACATGCAAAATTTCAGAACGAATGCTCGATATTGCCAATGAAATTTTGCAGTTACCAATAATTAAAATTGATTTAAACTTTCATCCACAATTTAGTGAAATAAATCAAATTATGTCAGTACCAGTATTATTGTTGATGAATCGAGATAAAGAAGTTAAACGAATTTATGCTTTTCAGTCTGTTCCTAATTTGTTAGAAAATTTAAAATAA
- a CDS encoding methionine ABC transporter ATP-binding protein has translation MIELKQVVKEYHTKNKNVLAVDHVDLSIKSGSIYGVIGFSGAGKSTLIRMFNNLEAPTSGDIIIDGDNISKLSKSGLRKKRQKVSMIFQHFNLLWSRTVLKNITFPLEIAGVSRNDAKRKALELIELVGLKGRENAYPSELSGGQKQRVGIARALANDPTVLLCDEATSALDPQTTDEILDLLLKIRQQQNLTIVLITHEMHVIRRICDEVAVMENGRVIEQGSVTNVFENPQHEVTKRFVKEDLNDDFNDSTVDLEPLDPNAYIVRLNFTGSTTTEPIVSNLSKLYNIDINILEANIKNTKEGTVGFLILHIPFITPEDFGKFKKELNEQHVKVEVLRHG, from the coding sequence GTGATTGAGTTAAAACAAGTCGTCAAAGAATATCATACGAAAAACAAAAATGTTCTAGCTGTTGATCATGTTGATTTATCTATTAAATCAGGATCAATATATGGGGTGATTGGTTTTTCAGGTGCAGGTAAGAGTACATTAATTAGAATGTTTAATAACTTAGAAGCACCAACTTCTGGCGATATTATTATAGATGGCGATAATATTAGTAAGCTTTCTAAATCAGGACTACGAAAAAAACGTCAAAAAGTAAGCATGATTTTCCAACATTTCAATCTTTTATGGTCTAGAACAGTCCTTAAAAATATAACATTTCCACTTGAAATTGCTGGTGTGTCTAGAAATGATGCCAAGAGGAAAGCCTTAGAATTAATTGAACTTGTTGGACTAAAGGGAAGAGAGAATGCTTATCCTTCAGAATTATCTGGTGGACAAAAACAAAGAGTGGGTATTGCTAGAGCATTAGCAAATGATCCAACGGTCTTACTTTGTGATGAAGCAACGAGCGCATTAGACCCACAAACAACTGATGAAATTTTAGATTTATTACTTAAAATTCGTCAACAACAAAATCTTACAATAGTCTTAATTACTCATGAAATGCATGTTATTCGTCGAATTTGTGATGAAGTTGCTGTCATGGAAAATGGGCGTGTGATTGAGCAAGGCAGTGTAACCAATGTTTTTGAAAATCCACAACATGAAGTAACTAAGCGTTTTGTTAAAGAAGACTTAAACGATGATTTTAATGATTCGACTGTTGATTTAGAACCACTTGATCCAAATGCATATATCGTTAGATTGAACTTTACTGGTTCAACGACAACAGAACCTATTGTTTCTAATCTTTCAAAGTTATATAACATTGATATAAATATTCTTGAAGCGAATATTAAAAATACAAAAGAAGGTACGGTTGGCTTTTTAATTCTACATATTCCATTTATTACTCCTGAAGATTTTGGAAAATTCAAAAAAGAATTGAATGAACAACACGTCAAAGTGGAGGTGTTACGACATGGGTAA
- a CDS encoding methionine ABC transporter permease, which yields MGKSFSDIINEMVTMPNVQWPDVWQAVVETLYMTVVSTIFAFIFGIILGVLLFLSAKGTSVGARIFYTIVSFIVNLFRAIPFIILILLLIPFTSLVLGTISGPTGALPALIIGAAPFYARLVEIAFKEIDKGVIEAAWSMGANTWTVIRKVLLPEAMPALVSGITVTAIALVGSTAVAGVIGAGGLGNLAYLTGFTRNQNDVILVSTVFILIIVFIIQFIGDWFTNKLDKR from the coding sequence ATGGGTAAATCATTTAGCGATATTATCAATGAAATGGTTACAATGCCTAATGTGCAATGGCCAGATGTTTGGCAGGCAGTAGTTGAAACACTCTATATGACAGTTGTCTCGACAATCTTTGCTTTTATATTCGGTATTATCTTAGGGGTGCTATTGTTCTTATCAGCTAAAGGCACATCTGTAGGCGCAAGAATTTTTTATACAATTGTGTCATTCATTGTAAATTTATTTAGAGCAATTCCGTTCATCATTTTAATATTATTATTAATACCATTCACGAGCTTAGTATTAGGGACAATTAGTGGTCCAACAGGCGCCTTACCTGCATTAATTATTGGCGCAGCACCATTCTATGCCAGACTTGTAGAAATTGCTTTTAAAGAAATTGATAAAGGTGTTATTGAAGCGGCTTGGTCTATGGGGGCTAACACTTGGACAGTTATTAGAAAGGTATTATTACCTGAAGCAATGCCTGCATTAGTATCTGGTATTACGGTTACAGCAATTGCTTTAGTTGGATCAACAGCTGTTGCTGGGGTTATCGGTGCTGGTGGTTTAGGTAACCTAGCTTATTTAACAGGATTTACAAGAAATCAAAATGATGTCATTTTAGTTTCAACAGTATTCATTTTAATTATAGTATTTATAATCCAATTCATTGGTGATTGGTTTACAAATAAACTTGATAAACGATAA
- a CDS encoding MetQ/NlpA family ABC transporter substrate-binding protein, giving the protein MKKLLGLILVLALSVVLAACGNKEDDKTIKVGASPAPHAEILEKAKPLLEKKGYKLDVKVINDYTTPNKLLDKGEVDANFFQHTPYLNTEKKDKGYKIESAGNVHLEPMAVYSKKYKSLKDLPKGATVYVSNNPAEQGRFLKFFVDDGLIKIKKGVKIEDAKFSDITENKKDIKFNNKQSAEFLPKIYQNQDADAVIINSNFAIEQKLNPKKDSIAIEKAENNPYANLIAVKEGHQDDKKIKALMEVLHSKEIKDYINEKYNGSVVPAK; this is encoded by the coding sequence ATGAAAAAATTATTAGGTCTTATTTTAGTATTAGCATTATCAGTAGTATTAGCAGCATGTGGTAATAAAGAGGATGACAAAACGATTAAAGTTGGTGCATCTCCTGCGCCACACGCAGAAATTTTAGAAAAAGCTAAACCTTTATTAGAGAAAAAAGGTTATAAACTTGATGTCAAAGTTATTAATGACTATACAACACCAAACAAATTATTAGATAAAGGTGAAGTAGATGCCAACTTCTTCCAACATACACCGTATTTAAATACTGAGAAAAAAGATAAAGGATACAAAATTGAAAGTGCTGGTAACGTACATTTAGAACCAATGGCTGTATATTCTAAAAAATATAAAAGCTTGAAAGACTTACCAAAAGGTGCAACAGTGTACGTATCAAATAATCCAGCTGAACAAGGACGTTTCTTGAAATTCTTTGTTGATGACGGACTAATTAAAATTAAAAAAGGCGTTAAAATTGAAGATGCTAAATTTAGTGATATTACAGAAAACAAAAAAGACATTAAATTTAATAATAAACAATCAGCAGAATTCTTACCTAAAATTTACCAAAACCAAGATGCTGATGCGGTCATCATTAATTCAAACTTTGCTATTGAACAAAAATTAAATCCTAAAAAAGATTCAATTGCTATTGAAAAAGCAGAAAACAATCCATATGCAAACTTAATTGCTGTTAAAGAAGGTCATCAAGACGATAAGAAAATCAAAGCTTTAATGGAAGTATTGCATTCTAAAGAAATTAAAGATTATATTAACGAAAAATATAATGGATCAGTTGTACCAGCAAAATAA
- a CDS encoding SDR family oxidoreductase, whose amino-acid sequence MNIFVTGATGFIGTAVIKELIANGHQVTGLARTLQSADKLRRLDALAHHGDLENYEVLKEAVKQNDAVIHLAYVHDFSSPQKFFESGTIDMKAILAMGEALQGTNKPLIVTGGIAGLDQGHLLTETFRQNEETLEQSPRRSELAAQKLTEQGINVSIVRLPPAVYGNGTSAFVDMLSNIALQTNVSGYLNNGQNKWSAVHYEDAAQLFRLVVEQQQPGIYHAVKDEGIALKEIAQIIGDKLNLPVSQIADNEAVEHFGPTIQMVSLDCPASCQLTQQQTGWLPNKPSLIEELLSSK is encoded by the coding sequence ATGAATATATTTGTAACAGGTGCAACAGGTTTTATCGGAACAGCAGTTATAAAAGAGCTTATTGCTAATGGTCATCAAGTAACGGGATTAGCGCGTACTTTGCAATCAGCAGATAAATTACGCCGACTAGATGCATTGGCACATCATGGTGACTTGGAAAATTACGAAGTTTTAAAAGAGGCAGTAAAACAAAATGATGCTGTTATTCATTTGGCATATGTACATGATTTTTCATCACCTCAGAAATTCTTTGAATCAGGAACGATTGATATGAAAGCCATTTTAGCAATGGGTGAAGCATTACAAGGGACAAATAAACCACTAATCGTTACTGGTGGTATAGCAGGTTTAGATCAGGGACATCTGTTAACAGAGACATTTCGACAAAACGAGGAAACTTTAGAACAAAGCCCAAGACGTAGTGAATTAGCTGCCCAAAAATTAACAGAACAAGGAATTAATGTTTCTATTGTTCGTTTACCACCAGCAGTATATGGTAATGGTACTAGTGCATTTGTAGACATGCTTTCAAATATTGCGCTACAAACAAACGTTTCTGGATATTTAAATAATGGGCAAAATAAATGGTCTGCTGTTCATTATGAAGATGCTGCACAACTATTTAGATTGGTAGTTGAACAGCAACAGCCTGGCATTTATCATGCAGTTAAAGATGAAGGTATTGCATTAAAAGAAATCGCACAAATTATTGGTGATAAGTTAAATTTACCGGTATCACAAATTGCTGACAATGAAGCTGTAGAACACTTTGGTCCAACGATTCAAATGGTGTCATTAGATTGTCCAGCTAGTTGTCAATTGACACAACAACAAACAGGTTGGTTACCTAATAAACCATCATTAATTGAAGAACTATTGTCATCCAAGTAA
- a CDS encoding MerR family transcriptional regulator, which yields MKNYCHPSNKGGITITYYSTKEVTSKTGLTKDTILYYEKMGIIGPIIRDDNQYRMYTDQDVEWLNIAKVLRSIDILIKELINMRSTTLEERISHLQQHKHKIDTKIAELEEIANKINTKITYISKQLGQ from the coding sequence TTGAAGAACTATTGTCATCCAAGTAATAAAGGAGGGATTACTATTACTTACTATTCAACAAAAGAAGTTACTTCAAAAACTGGACTAACAAAAGATACGATTTTATATTATGAAAAAATGGGAATCATTGGTCCTATAATAAGAGACGATAATCAGTATCGCATGTATACTGATCAAGATGTTGAATGGCTTAATATCGCCAAAGTATTAAGAAGTATTGATATACTTATTAAAGAATTGATTAATATGCGAAGTACAACATTAGAAGAGAGAATAAGTCATTTGCAGCAGCATAAACATAAAATAGACACAAAAATTGCTGAGTTAGAAGAAATTGCCAACAAGATAAATACTAAGATTACATATATTAGTAAACAATTAGGTCAATAA
- a CDS encoding CsbD family protein, with protein MADESKFEQAKGNVKETVGNVTDNKNLENEGKEDKASGKAKEFVENAKDKANDLIDKVKGNKED; from the coding sequence ATGGCAGACGAAAGTAAATTTGAACAAGCAAAAGGTAATGTTAAAGAAACAGTAGGTAACGTTACTGATAATAAAAATTTAGAAAATGAAGGCAAAGAAGACAAAGCTTCAGGCAAAGCAAAAGAATTTGTTGAAAATGCCAAAGACAAAGCTAACGATTTAATCGACAAAGTTAAAGGCAATAAAGAAGATTAA
- a CDS encoding IS1182 family transposase, translating into MYEDYNMTQLTLPMETSVKIPQNDISRYVNDIVESIPDREFDEFKHYRGATSYHPKMMLKIILYAYTQSVYSGRKIERLLNDSLRMMWLSQNQTPSYKTINRFRVNPKTDALIESLFIQFHSQCLKQNLIDDQSIFIDGTKVEADANRYTFVWKKSILNYETDINENSKTIYQELVKDKIIPEIIEDKDTDLSKEDIDLIGSHLDKEIEDLNQQIDNETQPELRRQIRQKRTKIKKVKKKFDDYSDRKSKYEEQKAILQDRNSYSKTDHDATFMRMKEDHMKNGQLKPGYNLQIATNSQFVLSYDVYQNPTDTRTLIPFLTLIKETYGYLPEYIVADAGYGSEQNYMAIIDDFNRTPLITYGMFIKDKTKKFKSDIFNTQNWDYDEINDEFICPNQKRLGFKRYAYRNDKYGFKRDFKLYECDDCTDCPLKHQCMKSKSKTNKKIMKNYNWEYFKSQVNQKLSEPETKKIYSQRKIDVEPVFGFTKAILGFTRMSVRGLDKVKRELGFVLMAVNIRKLAAQGAVYFKINNEKDNFYQFSIEIVFFYFHQELNVPGSF; encoded by the coding sequence ATGTATGAAGATTATAACATGACTCAACTTACACTACCAATGGAAACTTCAGTAAAAATTCCTCAAAATGATATTTCAAGATACGTTAATGACATAGTTGAAAGCATACCAGATAGAGAATTCGACGAATTCAAACATTATCGTGGTGCGACTTCATATCATCCAAAAATGATGTTAAAAATTATTCTATATGCCTACACACAATCTGTATATTCTGGAAGAAAAATAGAAAGATTACTCAATGATAGTCTTCGTATGATGTGGTTGTCTCAAAATCAAACACCTTCATATAAAACAATTAATCGATTCAGAGTCAATCCTAAAACAGATGCCTTAATTGAATCTTTATTTATCCAATTTCATAGTCAGTGTCTAAAGCAAAATCTTATTGATGACCAATCTATTTTTATCGATGGAACCAAAGTCGAAGCTGATGCCAATAGATATACGTTCGTATGGAAGAAAAGTATTTTAAACTATGAAACAGATATAAACGAAAATTCAAAAACAATCTATCAAGAATTAGTAAAGGATAAAATTATACCAGAGATTATAGAAGATAAAGATACTGATTTATCAAAAGAAGATATTGATTTAATCGGTAGTCATTTGGATAAAGAAATCGAAGATTTAAATCAACAAATTGATAATGAAACACAACCAGAACTAAGAAGGCAAATTCGTCAAAAAAGAACTAAAATAAAAAAAGTTAAAAAGAAATTTGATGATTATTCTGACCGAAAGTCGAAGTACGAAGAACAAAAAGCAATTCTTCAAGACCGTAATAGTTATTCTAAAACAGACCATGACGCTACTTTTATGAGAATGAAAGAAGATCATATGAAAAATGGACAACTTAAACCAGGATACAATTTACAAATAGCGACAAATTCTCAATTTGTTTTATCATATGATGTTTACCAAAATCCAACAGATACTAGAACTTTAATACCGTTTTTAACTTTAATTAAAGAAACCTACGGTTATTTACCTGAGTATATTGTCGCTGATGCTGGTTATGGTAGTGAACAAAATTACATGGCTATTATCGATGATTTTAATAGAACACCATTGATTACATATGGAATGTTTATTAAAGATAAAACTAAAAAATTTAAAAGTGACATTTTTAATACTCAGAATTGGGATTATGATGAAATCAACGATGAATTTATTTGTCCAAATCAAAAACGATTAGGATTTAAACGATATGCTTATCGTAATGATAAATATGGATTCAAAAGAGATTTTAAATTATATGAATGTGATGATTGTACAGATTGTCCACTCAAACATCAATGTATGAAATCAAAGTCAAAAACAAATAAAAAAATAATGAAGAATTATAATTGGGAGTATTTTAAATCTCAAGTAAATCAAAAGCTTTCTGAGCCAGAAACGAAAAAAATCTATAGTCAAAGAAAAATTGACGTAGAACCTGTTTTTGGATTCACGAAGGCTATTTTGGGATTCACTCGAATGTCAGTTCGAGGACTCGATAAGGTTAAACGTGAACTTGGATTTGTATTAATGGCAGTTAACATAAGGAAGCTAGCAGCTCAAGGAGCTGTTTATTTCAAAATTAATAATGAAAAAGACAATTTCTATCAATTTTCAATAGAAATTGTCTTTTTTTACTTTCACCAAGAACTTAATGTCCCAGGCTCCTTTTGA
- a CDS encoding DUF368 domain-containing protein, which translates to MQRFKWKNILKGFAMGTSDLVPGVSGGTIALLLGIYDQFISSISGLFSKRFWTSIQFLLPIVLGMLLAIGSLSSLFNYLLSEHPIPTMFFFTGLILGIIPYLLAISNFKTTFTARHYAMMCLGVTILIIIAFLNNGNQHADATLSLSTSLIIKYFFAGMCASSAMLLPGISGSFMLLVFGAYGTVMYSISELVKLNFNTLPILVILGLGVLTGFLLSSKVIQYFLHHHKYMTLALIIGFVVGSLYAVFPGVPASTISWIVSILTLLIGLIVSLLLGKLSNNDNE; encoded by the coding sequence ATGCAGCGATTTAAATGGAAAAATATTTTAAAAGGATTTGCCATGGGTACTAGTGATTTAGTCCCTGGAGTGAGTGGAGGTACAATAGCTTTATTACTTGGTATTTATGATCAATTCATTTCTTCAATTAGTGGTCTATTTTCTAAACGCTTTTGGACTAGTATTCAATTTTTATTACCGATTGTATTAGGTATGTTATTAGCCATTGGAAGTTTAAGCAGTCTTTTTAATTATTTATTATCCGAACACCCTATTCCGACCATGTTCTTTTTTACTGGTCTTATCTTAGGTATTATTCCTTACTTATTAGCAATATCAAACTTTAAAACAACTTTTACTGCCAGACACTATGCAATGATGTGTCTCGGTGTCACTATACTCATCATTATCGCTTTTTTAAATAATGGTAATCAACATGCAGATGCAACGCTATCATTATCGACGAGTTTAATCATTAAATATTTTTTTGCTGGCATGTGTGCATCTAGTGCAATGTTATTGCCAGGTATCTCAGGATCGTTTATGTTACTTGTTTTCGGTGCTTACGGTACAGTAATGTACTCTATTTCAGAGCTTGTAAAATTAAATTTTAATACTTTACCAATTTTAGTTATATTAGGTTTGGGAGTATTAACTGGATTTTTATTATCAAGCAAAGTCATTCAATATTTTTTACATCATCATAAGTACATGACTTTAGCACTTATTATCGGATTTGTTGTAGGTTCATTATATGCCGTTTTTCCTGGTGTACCAGCTTCAACAATAAGCTGGATAGTATCAATACTAACTTTATTAATTGGTTTAATCGTTAGTTTACTTTTAGGTAAATTGAGTAATAATGACAATGAGTAA
- the sufC gene encoding Fe-S cluster assembly ATPase SufC, with protein sequence MASTLEIKDLHVSIEDKEILKGVNLTIKTDEIHAIMGPNGTGKSTLSSAIMGHPSYEVTQGEVLLDGVNILELEVDERAKAGLFLAMQYPSEITGVTNADFMRSAINAKREEGQEINLMQFIKKLDKNMDFLDIDKDMAQRYLNEGFSGGEKKRNEILQLMMLEPKFAILDEIDSGLDIDALKVVSKGINQMRGENFGALMITHYQRLLNYITPDKVHVMYGGKVVKSGGPELAKRLEEEGYEWVKEEFGATE encoded by the coding sequence ATGGCATCAACATTAGAAATCAAAGACTTACATGTGTCTATTGAGGATAAAGAAATTTTAAAAGGTGTTAATTTAACAATTAAGACTGATGAGATTCATGCAATTATGGGGCCAAATGGTACTGGTAAATCAACATTATCATCTGCAATTATGGGACACCCAAGTTATGAAGTAACACAAGGTGAAGTATTGTTAGATGGCGTTAATATCCTTGAACTAGAAGTGGATGAAAGAGCAAAAGCTGGACTGTTCTTAGCGATGCAATATCCATCTGAAATCACAGGTGTAACAAATGCTGATTTCATGCGTTCAGCAATTAATGCCAAACGTGAAGAAGGACAAGAGATTAACTTAATGCAATTTATTAAGAAATTAGATAAAAATATGGATTTCTTAGATATAGATAAAGACATGGCTCAACGTTATTTAAATGAAGGATTCTCAGGCGGAGAGAAAAAACGTAATGAAATCTTACAATTAATGATGCTAGAACCTAAATTTGCAATTTTGGATGAAATTGACTCTGGTTTAGATATCGATGCTTTAAAAGTAGTATCTAAAGGTATTAATCAAATGCGTGGAGAAAACTTTGGCGCATTAATGATTACTCACTACCAACGTCTCTTAAATTACATTACTCCAGATAAAGTACATGTAATGTATGGTGGTAAAGTAGTGAAATCTGGCGGTCCTGAATTAGCGAAACGTTTAGAAGAAGAAGGTTACGAATGGGTTAAAGAAGAATTCGGTGCGACTGAATAA
- the sufD gene encoding Fe-S cluster assembly protein SufD: MTTDILNISEEQLVDYSKAHKEPSWMTELRKKALKLTETLEMPKPDKTKLRKWDFDSFKQHEVTGKAYESLSELPESVKEIIDIDNSKNLVIQHNNSLAYTQVSEQASSNGVIVEGLEEALINHSDLVQKYYMTEAVTVDEHRLTALHTALVNGGLFVYVPKNVVVEDPIQYVVLHDDEDASIYNHVIIVTEESAEVTYVENYLSNASGEGNQINIVSEVIAGANSNVTYGSVDYLDKGFTGHIIRRGMTERDASINWALGLMNEGSQIIDNTTNLIGDRSTSSLKSVVVGTGDQKINLTSKIVQYGKETDGYILKHGVMKEHASSVFNGIGYIKHGGTKSEANQESRVLMLSEHARGDANPILLIDEDDVQAGHAASVGRVDPQQLYYLMSRGISQQEAERLVIHGFLDPVVRELPIEDVKRQLRQVIERKITK; encoded by the coding sequence ATGACAACTGATATTTTGAACATTTCTGAAGAACAACTTGTTGATTATTCTAAAGCCCACAAAGAGCCTTCTTGGATGACAGAATTACGTAAAAAAGCTTTAAAATTAACAGAAACTTTAGAAATGCCAAAACCTGATAAAACAAAATTAAGAAAATGGGATTTTGATTCATTTAAGCAACATGAAGTAACAGGCAAAGCTTACGAATCACTTTCAGAGTTACCTGAATCAGTAAAAGAAATTATTGATATTGACAACTCAAAAAATTTAGTAATTCAACATAATAATTCATTAGCTTATACACAAGTATCTGAACAAGCATCTAGTAATGGTGTGATTGTAGAAGGTCTTGAAGAAGCTTTAATTAATCATAGCGATTTAGTACAAAAATACTATATGACAGAAGCGGTAACAGTAGATGAACACCGTTTGACTGCATTACACACTGCATTAGTTAATGGGGGATTATTTGTTTACGTTCCTAAAAATGTAGTTGTAGAAGATCCAATACAATATGTTGTCTTACATGATGATGAAGATGCGAGTATTTATAACCATGTCATTATTGTTACTGAAGAAAGTGCAGAAGTAACATATGTTGAGAACTATTTATCTAACGCTTCTGGTGAAGGCAATCAAATTAATATTGTGTCAGAAGTTATCGCTGGTGCTAACTCAAATGTGACGTATGGTTCAGTAGACTATTTAGATAAAGGATTTACTGGTCACATCATTCGTCGTGGTATGACTGAAAGAGATGCTTCAATTAATTGGGCACTTGGTTTAATGAATGAAGGTAGTCAAATTATTGATAATACTACAAACTTAATTGGAGACCGTTCAACAAGTTCATTAAAATCAGTAGTTGTCGGTACAGGCGACCAAAAAATTAATTTAACATCTAAAATTGTTCAATATGGTAAAGAAACAGATGGCTATATTCTAAAACATGGTGTTATGAAAGAACATGCATCATCTGTATTTAACGGTATTGGCTATATTAAACACGGTGGTACGAAATCAGAAGCAAATCAAGAATCACGTGTCTTAATGTTATCTGAACACGCACGTGGAGATGCTAACCCAATTTTATTAATTGATGAAGACGATGTTCAAGCTGGACATGCAGCTTCAGTAGGCCGAGTAGATCCACAACAACTGTATTATTTAATGAGCCGTGGTATTTCTCAACAAGAAGCTGAACGACTTGTTATTCATGGTTTCTTAGATCCAGTTGTACGTGAATTACCAATTGAAGATGTTAAACGTCAATTAAGACAAGTGATTGAGCGTAAAATCACTAAATAA